A stretch of the uncultured Bacteroides sp. genome encodes the following:
- a CDS encoding metallophosphoesterase family protein — translation MVRIGLLSDTHGYWDEKYLKYFENCDEIWHVGDIGSVEVAEKLAAFRPLRAVYGNIDGQDIRKMYPQVNRFTIEGTEILMKHIGGYPGNYDSSIRGSVLVHPPKLFISGHSHILKVKYDKTLGMLHINPGAAGIYGFHKVRTMIRFVIDNGEFKDLEVIELAG, via the coding sequence ATGGTAAGAATTGGATTGTTGTCAGATACACACGGATATTGGGATGAGAAGTACTTGAAATATTTTGAAAATTGTGATGAAATCTGGCACGTGGGAGATATAGGATCAGTGGAAGTTGCAGAGAAATTAGCGGCTTTCCGCCCGCTTCGTGCTGTGTATGGAAATATTGATGGTCAGGATATTCGTAAGATGTATCCGCAGGTAAATCGTTTTACTATCGAGGGAACTGAAATTCTGATGAAGCATATCGGTGGTTACCCCGGGAATTACGATTCTTCTATCCGGGGAAGTGTTCTGGTTCATCCTCCAAAGTTGTTTATCAGCGGACATTCTCATATCCTTAAAGTGAAGTATGATAAAACTCTTGGCATGCTCCATATTAATCCCGGGGCAGCAGGCATCTATGGCTTTCATAAGGTGAGAACCATGATCCGCTTTGTGATAGATAATGGGGAGTTTAAAGACCTGGAAGTGATTGAACTTGCCGGATAG